A window from Dehalobacter sp. DCA encodes these proteins:
- a CDS encoding lysylphosphatidylglycerol synthase transmembrane domain-containing protein produces MKKIFVNYFFTALVIAVTVWILISSSKFSIIPHLIAITDGGLLFLAFVCMVLFWFFDALIIKVIVEISDQGIRFWQYMKIALIGQYYSSITPFSGGGQPVAQVYTMKNDYKIPLGLATSVTINKFTIYHIIVTAFALVMAIFKYDFIFEQGAVSKTFIAIGFMINIISTLALLLLCYNSLIVKKVCLLILRLLHKIKLAKNMNDQIFSSHIEEYRSSLRLFLRDRKALLLTCLYTLIQVIVYFCVTYFVYLSFGLRDASLFDILAVQSLHYMAINYIPTPGNAGASEGGFYLIFGLVFPSGVMIYAIMLWRFIVYYLNLFVGGIVVLIDYLYKQSLKKS; encoded by the coding sequence ATGAAAAAAATATTTGTAAATTATTTTTTTACAGCCCTGGTCATTGCCGTGACCGTCTGGATATTGATTTCCAGTTCGAAATTTAGTATTATACCTCACCTGATCGCCATAACTGATGGAGGGCTGTTATTCCTGGCATTTGTCTGCATGGTCCTTTTTTGGTTTTTTGATGCGTTAATTATTAAAGTGATTGTTGAGATCTCTGATCAAGGTATCCGTTTTTGGCAGTATATGAAAATAGCGCTGATTGGACAGTATTATAGTTCCATTACTCCTTTTTCTGGCGGAGGACAGCCTGTCGCGCAGGTCTATACGATGAAAAATGACTATAAAATCCCGCTGGGGCTGGCTACATCAGTCACGATCAATAAATTTACGATCTATCATATTATTGTGACTGCCTTCGCCTTGGTTATGGCTATTTTTAAGTATGATTTTATCTTTGAGCAGGGTGCTGTCAGCAAAACCTTCATTGCTATAGGTTTTATGATCAATATCATATCGACGCTGGCTCTTCTTTTGCTCTGTTACAACAGTTTGATTGTGAAAAAGGTCTGCCTTCTGATCTTAAGATTGCTTCATAAAATCAAACTGGCCAAGAATATGAATGATCAAATCTTTTCCAGTCATATTGAGGAATACAGAAGTTCTCTGCGCTTGTTCCTGAGAGACCGCAAAGCTCTGCTTCTAACCTGTCTCTATACGTTGATTCAAGTCATCGTGTACTTTTGCGTAACCTATTTTGTCTATCTGTCATTTGGTTTAAGAGACGCGTCCCTGTTTGATATTCTTGCTGTGCAGTCTTTGCATTACATGGCGATTAATTACATTCCGACGCCTGGAAATGCCGGAGCATCTGAGGGAGGATTTTACCTGATATTCGGGCTGGTTTTTCCTTCCGGTGTTATGATCTATGCGATCATGCTCTGGAGATTCATCGTCTATTATTTAAATTTGTTCGTGGGCGGGATTGTCGTACTGATCGATTACCTGTATAAACAAAGCTTAAAGAAGTCGTAA
- the spoIVB gene encoding SpoIVB peptidase — protein sequence MHKKLTRIIFRIGILLVFTLSIQQIAGFYQKTETSRFYPVINYLDFFSAGKEVNKVRPSVVPGGQSIGVTLQTKGVLVVGYAPITNKEGKQSYPAKDSGIEVGDIILKINGITATNDFQVAQEIDKKCKENKTIVLEIKHKEKILEKKIQPVFCSETQRYRIGLFIRDEAAGVGTLTFTEPDTKIFGALGHVITDIDTNDQIELSDGKIVESTIYAIEKGQRGDPGEKIGTFMLQSNFTGKIAKNSASGIFGIYEGEVRNPYFSTIVPIAWKSEVEVGPAKIYTVLKDNTIEEFDIKIEKIMQYRTDNKNMIIRITDPELLEKTGGIVQGMSGSPIIQNGKIVGAVTHVFVNDSTRGYGIFIEKMIDESGITSKAAAAREGGFFNT from the coding sequence TTGCATAAAAAACTAACCCGTATTATTTTCCGAATAGGAATTCTCCTCGTTTTTACCCTTAGTATTCAACAAATTGCAGGATTCTATCAGAAAACAGAAACCAGTCGTTTTTACCCGGTAATCAATTATCTCGATTTTTTTTCAGCAGGCAAGGAAGTCAATAAAGTACGGCCATCCGTTGTTCCAGGCGGACAATCCATTGGAGTGACCTTACAGACCAAAGGAGTCTTGGTCGTAGGATATGCTCCGATCACGAACAAGGAAGGCAAACAGTCTTATCCTGCAAAGGATTCTGGAATAGAAGTCGGGGACATCATTTTAAAAATTAATGGCATCACAGCAACGAATGATTTTCAGGTAGCACAGGAAATCGATAAAAAATGCAAAGAAAACAAAACCATTGTACTTGAGATCAAACACAAAGAAAAAATTCTGGAAAAAAAGATTCAGCCGGTATTCTGCTCAGAAACCCAAAGATATCGGATAGGGCTGTTTATCAGGGATGAGGCTGCAGGAGTGGGAACTCTGACGTTTACTGAACCCGATACGAAAATATTCGGGGCTTTGGGACACGTCATCACGGATATTGATACCAATGACCAAATTGAATTAAGTGACGGCAAAATCGTTGAATCCACAATCTACGCCATTGAAAAAGGTCAAAGAGGAGACCCCGGAGAAAAAATTGGTACGTTTATGCTTCAGTCAAATTTCACCGGTAAAATTGCCAAGAATTCAGCCAGCGGGATATTTGGTATTTATGAAGGTGAAGTCCGGAATCCGTATTTCAGTACCATTGTCCCTATAGCCTGGAAATCCGAGGTTGAGGTTGGGCCGGCTAAAATCTATACGGTTTTAAAAGACAATACCATCGAAGAATTTGACATTAAAATAGAAAAAATTATGCAGTACCGGACTGACAACAAAAACATGATTATCAGGATCACCGATCCGGAATTGCTGGAAAAAACGGGAGGGATCGTCCAAGGTATGAGCGGCAGCCCGATTATTCAAAATGGCAAAATTGTTGGCGCCGTTACGCATGTATTTGTCAATGATTCTACCCGGGGATACGGAATATTTATTGAGAAAATGATAGACGAATCAGGTATAACGAGTAAAGCAGCAGCCGCCCGCGAGGGCGGTTTCTTCAATACATGA
- the spo0A gene encoding sporulation transcription factor Spo0A yields the protein METIKVLLADDNRDFIEVLKEYISNQKDMVLSGVAYNGNDALDMIKKEEPDVVVLDIIMPHLDGLGVMEKLINTIKRPKVIILTSFGQENMTQRAVQLGADYYILKPFDLETLGKRIRQLVGVYEAAPSFNNISNAMLSSNMSSVIQVNAKNSKMIEVEVTKMIQQMGVPAHVKGYQYLRDAIVSVIKDVSLLGAVTKELYPMIAKNYGTTPSRVERAIRHAIELAWDRGNIDFMNKFFGYTINVDRGKPTNSEFIAMVADKLRIADN from the coding sequence ATGGAAACAATAAAAGTTTTGTTGGCTGACGATAACCGCGATTTTATTGAAGTATTAAAGGAATATATAAGCAATCAAAAGGACATGGTGCTTTCGGGTGTAGCTTATAACGGAAACGACGCACTGGATATGATCAAAAAAGAGGAACCTGATGTCGTGGTCCTGGATATAATTATGCCTCATCTTGACGGATTAGGCGTCATGGAAAAACTAATAAACACGATCAAAAGGCCCAAAGTGATCATTTTAACTTCTTTTGGCCAGGAAAATATGACACAGCGGGCAGTTCAGCTGGGGGCTGACTATTACATATTGAAACCGTTTGATTTGGAAACGTTAGGGAAAAGAATACGGCAGCTGGTCGGGGTTTATGAAGCCGCTCCTTCGTTTAACAATATTTCAAATGCGATGTTATCTTCGAATATGAGCAGTGTTATCCAGGTTAACGCCAAGAATTCCAAGATGATTGAAGTTGAAGTTACCAAGATGATCCAGCAGATGGGAGTACCCGCGCATGTTAAGGGCTATCAGTATCTGAGAGACGCTATTGTCTCCGTGATCAAAGATGTTTCTCTGCTTGGTGCTGTGACCAAAGAATTGTATCCCATGATCGCCAAAAATTATGGGACGACTCCCAGCAGAGTGGAAAGGGCAATCCGCCATGCGATTGAACTAGCCTGGGACAGAGGAAATATTGATTTCATGAACAAATTTTTTGGCTATACGATTAATGTTGACCGCGGGAAACCGACAAATTCCGAATTTATCGCTATGGTCGCAGATAAATTGAGAATTGCTGATAATTGA
- a CDS encoding NUDIX domain-containing protein, protein MDKIGLTEKCIAEQTVYSGKFISVHQDTVELPNGKTSIREIVRHPGAVAIVPEHEGKILMVRQYRYALAKETLEIPAGKMDPGEDPETCALRELREETGYEGELNYLGSFYTSPGFTDEIIHIYRAQHLSWSPLDCDEDEFLNVVAVPREQALQMAGSSGFFDAKTAIGLLLAL, encoded by the coding sequence ATGGACAAAATCGGCCTGACAGAAAAATGTATTGCCGAACAGACCGTATATTCCGGAAAGTTCATCAGTGTCCATCAGGATACCGTTGAACTACCGAATGGAAAAACGTCTATTCGGGAAATTGTAAGGCATCCGGGTGCTGTAGCCATCGTGCCTGAACACGAAGGCAAGATCTTGATGGTTCGCCAGTACCGCTATGCGCTGGCCAAAGAAACGCTGGAAATTCCAGCCGGTAAAATGGATCCGGGTGAAGATCCGGAAACCTGCGCCTTAAGAGAATTAAGAGAGGAAACAGGTTATGAAGGAGAACTGAACTATCTTGGCTCCTTTTATACATCACCGGGTTTTACCGATGAAATTATCCATATCTACCGGGCACAGCATCTGAGCTGGTCTCCTCTGGACTGTGATGAGGATGAGTTTCTGAATGTCGTAGCTGTTCCGAGGGAACAGGCCCTGCAAATGGCAGGGAGTAGCGGGTTCTTTGATGCCAAAACTGCTATTGGTCTGCTTCTGGCTCTATAA
- a CDS encoding stage II sporulation protein M, with translation MKKMLYDHIKQYWVIYLTLCCVFLAGGVFGAVGVGSLGIEKAKELTGFFNSLLGEQPTAIDTSFLQQLARDNFIMMAGIWVLGLTVIGAPLVYLIVFTRGFIFGFTVVFIIQLKKMMGLGLVLFTVLFPSFLAVPCLLLGAGLATVFSFLLLQGRMRGDFLKNNFLHYCGMALLISIAALATGVIQGYFTILGARLFGL, from the coding sequence ATGAAGAAAATGCTGTACGATCATATCAAGCAGTACTGGGTTATCTATCTGACGCTCTGCTGCGTATTTCTGGCAGGAGGTGTTTTCGGAGCAGTTGGGGTCGGTTCATTGGGCATAGAAAAAGCGAAAGAACTAACCGGTTTTTTCAACAGCCTGCTCGGAGAACAACCAACCGCCATCGACACGTCATTCCTTCAGCAGCTGGCCAGGGATAACTTTATTATGATGGCAGGGATATGGGTCCTCGGCTTGACGGTGATTGGAGCTCCGCTGGTGTACCTGATCGTCTTTACGAGAGGATTTATCTTCGGTTTTACCGTTGTGTTTATTATTCAGCTGAAAAAAATGATGGGCTTGGGCTTGGTCCTGTTTACGGTTCTTTTTCCATCTTTTCTGGCGGTTCCGTGTCTTCTGCTCGGAGCCGGTCTAGCGACTGTTTTTTCGTTTCTTCTGCTGCAGGGCAGGATGCGGGGCGATTTTCTGAAGAATAACTTTCTCCACTACTGTGGCATGGCGTTATTGATCTCCATCGCGGCTTTAGCCACCGGGGTGATACAGGGATATTTCACCATACTGGGAGCCCGCCTTTTTGGTTTATAG
- the xerD gene encoding site-specific tyrosine recombinase XerD: MSKNSKLRDDLLEDYLYHLRVERGLSVNTCSNYSRDLYKFVLFVQENGRTVLQCSTSDLITFILDEKKQGKSARTLARYTAALRGFYGYLLQEDKRNDDPTVFLAAPKLEQKLPHVLSEINLTRAIDQNDSQNDLSSRDRAIVEVLYGSGLRVSELIGLSLNDISYHLGYIRCRGKGNKERIVPLGEPGILILKAYIDSTRQMLLARNPKPTAEARNILFLNSRGKPLTRQGVWLILKKWAAENNLGSSVYPHLLRHSFATHLLDNGADLRSVQEMLGHADISTTQIYTHLTRKRLLDVFRKSHPRAKKGGNTDGSGDTDRNG, from the coding sequence ATGTCTAAAAATAGCAAATTAAGGGATGATCTGTTAGAAGATTATCTGTACCATCTGCGTGTTGAAAGAGGGCTTTCCGTAAATACCTGTTCCAATTACAGCAGGGACCTCTATAAATTTGTGCTTTTTGTTCAGGAAAATGGCAGGACAGTTTTGCAGTGCAGTACCTCAGACCTGATCACTTTCATTCTGGACGAAAAGAAGCAGGGAAAATCTGCAAGAACACTGGCCAGGTATACGGCAGCTTTAAGGGGATTTTACGGGTATCTGCTTCAGGAAGACAAAAGAAATGACGATCCAACGGTTTTTCTGGCGGCCCCTAAACTCGAACAAAAGCTCCCCCACGTCTTGTCGGAAATCAATCTGACCAGGGCAATTGACCAGAACGATAGTCAAAATGATCTCAGCAGCAGAGACCGGGCGATTGTCGAGGTGCTCTATGGAAGCGGGCTCAGGGTCTCAGAGCTGATTGGACTCAGCCTGAACGATATTTCCTATCATTTAGGATATATTCGCTGCCGGGGCAAAGGGAATAAAGAAAGAATCGTACCTTTGGGTGAGCCCGGTATCCTTATCTTAAAGGCATACATTGATTCCACAAGGCAAATGCTGCTCGCCCGCAACCCGAAACCAACAGCAGAAGCCAGGAATATCCTTTTTCTTAATTCACGCGGCAAACCGCTGACGCGGCAGGGTGTCTGGCTAATCCTGAAAAAATGGGCAGCGGAAAACAACCTGGGATCAAGTGTCTATCCGCATCTGTTGAGACATAGTTTTGCAACGCATTTGCTTGATAATGGCGCTGATTTGCGTTCGGTTCAAGAAATGCTCGGACATGCCGATATATCAACCACTCAGATCTATACGCATTTAACAAGAAAACGCCTGCTGGATGTTTTCCGCAAATCACATCCGCGGGCTAAAAAAGGAGGAAATACAGATGGTTCGGGCGATACTGATCGTAATGGATAG
- a CDS encoding phosphopentomutase, producing MVRAILIVMDSVGIGAMPDAAQYGDEGSNTLANISKQAGGLRIPNLERMGLGNAREIPFVSPQSNPAANYGFMAERSKGKDTITGHWEMTGIILDQAFPTFPTGFPDDFIRRFEERIGRLTLGNEVVSGTEIMQRLGAEHVRTGKPIVYTSADSVFQIAAHEEVIPLSELMEICRIAREMLQGELRVARVIARPFLGEAGNYQRTTNRHDFAVDPPARTLLDRIAEAGQKVLAVGKINDIFNGKGVSEHVSSRGNDDGISKTIEYLRRDDPGLIFTNLVDFDMVYGHRNNVRGYAEALEAFDARIPEITGILRQDDILFITADHGCDPTTASTDHSREYVPLLVYGPKLKQGVNLGQRACFADLGATIAEYLGVQPLENGTSFYTELKGEKQHD from the coding sequence ATGGTTCGGGCGATACTGATCGTAATGGATAGTGTTGGCATCGGAGCAATGCCGGATGCAGCCCAATATGGCGATGAAGGAAGCAATACACTTGCGAATATATCCAAGCAGGCAGGCGGATTGAGAATCCCGAATCTTGAGCGTATGGGTCTTGGAAACGCACGCGAAATTCCTTTTGTTTCTCCCCAAAGCAATCCTGCCGCAAATTACGGGTTCATGGCTGAAAGATCAAAAGGCAAGGATACCATCACCGGCCATTGGGAAATGACCGGTATCATTCTGGATCAGGCCTTTCCAACTTTTCCGACCGGCTTTCCAGATGATTTTATCAGAAGGTTTGAAGAACGAATCGGCCGGCTGACTTTAGGCAATGAGGTGGTATCCGGCACGGAAATTATGCAGCGCCTCGGGGCAGAACATGTCAGGACAGGAAAACCAATCGTTTATACCTCGGCCGATTCAGTATTCCAGATTGCAGCGCATGAAGAGGTCATCCCGCTAAGCGAACTGATGGAAATATGCAGAATTGCCCGGGAAATGCTGCAGGGTGAATTACGGGTTGCCCGCGTTATTGCGCGTCCTTTTCTCGGTGAAGCAGGCAATTATCAAAGAACGACCAACAGGCATGATTTTGCAGTTGACCCTCCTGCCAGAACACTGCTGGACAGGATTGCTGAAGCCGGGCAGAAGGTGTTAGCAGTCGGCAAAATCAACGATATCTTTAATGGCAAAGGAGTCAGTGAGCATGTCAGCTCCCGCGGAAATGACGATGGAATCAGCAAGACCATTGAATATCTGCGGCGGGACGACCCCGGCTTGATTTTTACAAACCTTGTTGATTTTGATATGGTTTATGGACACCGCAATAATGTCAGGGGTTATGCCGAAGCCCTTGAGGCCTTTGATGCCAGAATCCCGGAAATTACCGGCATTCTCAGGCAGGATGATATCCTGTTTATTACGGCCGACCATGGCTGTGATCCGACGACAGCAAGCACAGATCATTCCCGGGAATACGTTCCGCTGCTTGTATACGGGCCGAAGCTGAAGCAGGGAGTGAATCTTGGACAGAGAGCCTGCTTTGCAGATCTTGGAGCGACCATTGCCGAATATTTGGGGGTACAGCCGCTTGAAAACGGAACCAGTTTTTATACGGAATTAAAAGGAGAGAAGCAGCATGATTAA
- a CDS encoding purine-nucleoside phosphorylase yields the protein MINEQVMTTWLNDAQNFLLKKIPYIPELGIILGSGLGKLAELVEDAVVIPYSEIPHFPVSTVTGHSGRLIVGTLGDRNVMVLQGRFHYYEGYEMHEVTFPVRLMQTIGMKGLVVTNAAGGIHPDYRPGDLIVIKDHINLTGSNPLRGANLSNLGPRFPDLSEAYDGKWRGLALSLMTEYGLNPRQGVYAALSGPSYETPSEIRYLRTIGADLVGMSTVPEVIVANHGGMKVLGISCVTNMAAGILEQKLDHQEVLATADRIEETFLRYMRQLIALLD from the coding sequence ATGATTAATGAACAAGTCATGACGACATGGCTGAATGACGCCCAAAATTTTCTGCTCAAGAAAATCCCATATATTCCTGAACTAGGAATAATTCTGGGCTCAGGTCTTGGCAAGCTGGCCGAACTTGTGGAAGATGCGGTCGTTATTCCGTACAGTGAGATCCCGCATTTTCCTGTGTCTACCGTTACAGGGCATTCCGGCAGGCTGATTGTCGGAACACTGGGGGATAGAAATGTCATGGTTCTCCAGGGACGTTTCCATTATTACGAAGGTTATGAGATGCATGAAGTGACTTTCCCGGTCCGTCTGATGCAAACGATCGGGATGAAAGGTTTGGTCGTGACCAATGCCGCCGGCGGCATCCATCCGGATTACCGCCCCGGTGATCTGATCGTGATCAAAGACCATATCAATCTGACTGGAAGCAATCCGCTGCGCGGAGCGAATCTCAGCAATCTTGGACCGCGTTTTCCGGATCTCAGTGAAGCCTATGACGGCAAATGGAGAGGGCTGGCGCTCTCCCTGATGACGGAGTACGGCTTGAATCCCCGGCAGGGAGTCTATGCGGCGCTCAGCGGGCCGAGCTATGAGACGCCTTCAGAGATTCGTTATTTAAGAACGATTGGAGCCGATCTTGTTGGGATGTCCACCGTACCGGAAGTCATTGTTGCGAATCATGGCGGGATGAAAGTGCTCGGCATTTCATGTGTGACCAACATGGCCGCCGGGATCTTGGAGCAAAAGCTTGACCATCAGGAGGTTCTGGCGACGGCGGATCGAATTGAGGAGACGTTTCTGCGGTACATGAGGCAGCTAATCGCGTTGCTGGACTAA
- a CDS encoding pyrimidine-nucleoside phosphorylase — MRMVELIEKKKSGYPLTREEIRFIVQGYVQGIIPDYQVSAWAMAVYFKGMTVQETSELTMAMAESGDQLELSLPGKVFVDKHSSGGVGDKTTLVVAPLVAACGVPVAKMSGRGLGHTGGTIDKLSAIPGFRVELGEREFLQQVGRIGLAVIAQTGRMVPADKKLYALRDVTATIDSIPMIASSIMSKKIAAGAHGIVLDVKYGSGAFMATLEEAETLAEIMAGIGKNLGRDMVAVLSSMDQPLGRAVGNGIEVLEAIECLQGNGPDDLMEVCLELASWMLVLGKKAATITEAAEILKDTLQSGRAWEKFLAFIQAQGGDTAVLHAKNLPLASEKIIYKAERAGYIQHIDARKIGLLAMVLGAGRENKDSEIDLGAGVYLLKKAGDAVQAGEPLCMLYTSSAEKSSLGLVKAAEAITIGEERPLLKPTVSTVIR, encoded by the coding sequence ATGAGAATGGTTGAGCTGATTGAAAAGAAGAAGAGCGGCTATCCGCTGACGCGGGAGGAGATCAGGTTTATCGTTCAGGGTTATGTTCAGGGAATCATACCGGACTACCAGGTCTCGGCCTGGGCGATGGCGGTCTATTTTAAGGGGATGACGGTCCAGGAGACATCGGAGCTGACCATGGCGATGGCGGAGAGCGGAGACCAGCTTGAACTGTCCCTTCCGGGGAAAGTATTTGTCGATAAGCATAGTTCCGGAGGTGTCGGGGACAAGACTACGCTGGTTGTTGCTCCGCTGGTGGCGGCCTGCGGCGTTCCGGTTGCCAAGATGTCCGGTAGAGGACTCGGACACACCGGGGGAACCATCGACAAGCTTTCCGCTATTCCCGGATTCCGGGTCGAGTTAGGGGAGCGGGAATTCCTGCAGCAGGTCGGCAGGATCGGCTTAGCGGTTATCGCTCAGACCGGAAGGATGGTTCCAGCAGATAAAAAACTCTATGCCTTACGGGATGTTACGGCAACCATCGATTCGATTCCGATGATCGCTTCTTCGATCATGAGCAAAAAAATTGCTGCGGGCGCCCACGGAATTGTGCTGGATGTAAAATACGGCTCGGGTGCCTTTATGGCGACTTTGGAAGAAGCTGAAACACTGGCGGAAATCATGGCCGGGATCGGTAAAAATCTGGGCAGAGATATGGTGGCGGTACTGAGCAGTATGGATCAGCCGCTCGGGAGGGCCGTCGGCAATGGTATTGAAGTTCTCGAGGCGATTGAGTGTCTGCAGGGGAACGGACCTGATGATTTAATGGAAGTGTGTTTGGAACTGGCAAGCTGGATGCTTGTACTCGGGAAGAAAGCCGCTACAATCACGGAAGCTGCAGAGATACTGAAAGATACACTGCAGAGCGGCAGGGCCTGGGAGAAGTTTTTGGCGTTTATTCAAGCCCAGGGAGGCGATACGGCCGTGCTGCATGCCAAAAACCTGCCCCTGGCTTCAGAAAAAATCATTTATAAAGCCGAAAGAGCAGGTTATATTCAGCATATTGATGCCCGGAAGATTGGACTTCTGGCCATGGTTCTTGGAGCCGGCCGGGAAAACAAAGACAGTGAAATTGACCTTGGAGCAGGCGTTTATCTGTTGAAAAAGGCCGGTGACGCAGTGCAAGCCGGTGAGCCATTATGCATGCTGTATACTTCTTCTGCCGAAAAAAGTTCGCTTGGATTAGTAAAGGCTGCAGAGGCGATTACAATTGGCGAAGAAAGGCCACTGCTTAAACCGACGGTTTCGACAGTGATCCGCTAA
- a CDS encoding NimC/NimA family protein — protein MLKNPKVEISGMVGDKWIRLVGEVAVDPRPEAREAMFETNPSLRNMYKCDDGLCEVLYFTQATAAIYSFTADPLEITF, from the coding sequence TTGCTTAAGAACCCGAAAGTTGAAATTTCCGGAATGGTTGGAGACAAATGGATCCGTCTCGTCGGGGAAGTTGCCGTTGATCCGCGCCCTGAAGCACGTGAAGCGATGTTCGAAACCAATCCGAGTTTAAGAAATATGTACAAGTGCGATGACGGCCTTTGTGAGGTTCTGTACTTTACGCAAGCCACAGCAGCGATTTATTCCTTTACCGCAGACCCGCTGGAGATCACGTTCTGA
- a CDS encoding CoA-binding protein, which yields MKEAKTIYAFSGSLDTSMRYAVYASSDRFLKHKHAWKAAHCLKYFGCRVYLVAPDLKTFEGSRVYPDLSALQGRVDVVVPCLRAELIQDIVRKTVECEAKAIWFQEQNWTPELDAACVENEIEVVRGCVLKHKIYPRPFAYLNPCYWHGWKVSKVPGKYQRS from the coding sequence ATGAAAGAAGCCAAGACGATCTATGCGTTTTCCGGCAGTCTGGATACAAGTATGCGGTATGCTGTCTATGCCAGTTCTGACCGTTTTCTGAAGCATAAGCATGCTTGGAAAGCAGCCCATTGTCTTAAGTACTTTGGCTGCAGGGTCTACCTGGTTGCTCCGGATCTAAAAACATTTGAAGGGAGCAGGGTTTATCCGGATTTAAGCGCACTTCAGGGCAGAGTTGATGTTGTGGTTCCGTGCCTTAGGGCGGAGCTGATTCAGGACATTGTCAGGAAAACTGTGGAATGCGAGGCCAAAGCAATCTGGTTTCAGGAACAGAATTGGACGCCTGAACTTGACGCAGCGTGTGTGGAGAATGAAATCGAAGTGGTTCGCGGTTGCGTTTTGAAACATAAAATCTATCCAAGACCATTTGCGTATCTGAATCCTTGTTATTGGCACGGCTGGAAGGTTAGTAAAGTACCGGGAAAGTATCAGAGGAGTTAA
- a CDS encoding D-alanyl-D-alanine carboxypeptidase family protein, with protein sequence MPKFCLRMLTVVLAAACLLGWIAAPVKAANIETSAESAILMDAATGKILYEKNAHKELPPASVTKLMTMLLAAEAVEEGKVKLTDTVTASENAASLGGSQIYLEPGEKFTLKELLISIAVGSANDACVAVAEHIFGTHEEFVDSMNRKAKELGLKNTHFANAYGLPAEGHYTSAYDLAILGREALKYQLVSQLTSMKEYELRNGDFKLWNTNKLLWWYEGTDGFKTGWTQEAKYCLASTVKRDGLRLICVVMGVPQVRGHFQESMKMYNYGFANYVYKEFAPAGSKQGEVIVHKGKLQTVDLVSQEAVGLCVEKGKEKECRIETRYFANPVSAPIAKGQQLGEMIIYCGQKEADSIKLVAGEAVGKAGLLEMFKRTVRQSYSMTPPIYAN encoded by the coding sequence ATGCCTAAATTTTGTTTACGGATGCTGACAGTGGTTCTGGCCGCGGCATGTTTGCTCGGATGGATTGCGGCGCCGGTAAAGGCTGCAAATATTGAGACATCTGCTGAAAGTGCCATTCTTATGGATGCGGCAACGGGCAAAATTCTTTATGAAAAGAATGCTCACAAGGAACTGCCTCCGGCAAGCGTTACGAAGCTGATGACAATGCTGCTGGCAGCAGAAGCTGTCGAAGAGGGCAAAGTCAAACTGACCGACACGGTGACGGCGAGTGAGAATGCCGCTTCTCTCGGCGGATCGCAAATATATCTTGAACCAGGAGAGAAGTTCACCCTGAAAGAACTTTTGATCTCGATCGCAGTAGGGTCGGCAAATGATGCCTGCGTGGCTGTTGCGGAACATATCTTCGGAACCCATGAGGAATTCGTGGATTCGATGAACAGAAAGGCCAAGGAATTAGGACTTAAGAATACCCATTTTGCCAATGCATACGGACTGCCGGCTGAAGGGCATTACACGAGTGCCTATGATTTGGCGATTTTAGGCAGGGAAGCACTCAAATACCAGCTGGTATCACAGCTGACATCCATGAAGGAATATGAACTGCGCAACGGGGATTTTAAATTGTGGAACACCAATAAACTTTTATGGTGGTATGAGGGAACCGATGGATTTAAGACCGGCTGGACGCAGGAAGCAAAATACTGCTTGGCCTCAACCGTAAAAAGAGATGGCCTGAGACTGATCTGTGTTGTCATGGGAGTCCCGCAGGTCAGAGGCCATTTTCAGGAGTCTATGAAGATGTACAATTATGGTTTTGCCAATTATGTTTATAAAGAATTTGCCCCTGCCGGTTCCAAGCAGGGAGAAGTCATTGTTCATAAAGGGAAGCTGCAAACAGTTGACCTTGTCAGTCAGGAAGCTGTCGGCTTGTGTGTTGAAAAAGGGAAGGAGAAAGAATGCCGGATTGAAACCAGGTATTTTGCAAACCCGGTATCCGCACCAATTGCCAAGGGACAGCAGCTCGGAGAGATGATCATTTATTGCGGTCAGAAAGAAGCAGACAGCATAAAGCTTGTAGCTGGAGAAGCAGTTGGAAAAGCAGGACTGCTGGAGATGTTCAAGCGTACGGTCCGGCAGTCCTACAGTATGACCCCGCCGATCTATGCCAACTAG